The Sus scrofa isolate TJ Tabasco breed Duroc chromosome X, Sscrofa11.1, whole genome shotgun sequence genome has a segment encoding these proteins:
- the DRP2 gene encoding dystrophin-related protein 2 isoform X3, whose product MNLCWNEIKKKSHNLRARLEAFSDHSGKLQIPLQEIIDWLSQKDEELSAQLPLQGDVILVQQEKETHAAFMEDVKSRGPYIYSVLESAQAFLSQHPFEELEEPRSESKDTSPRQRIQNLSRFVWKQATVASELWEKLTARCVDQHRHIERTLEQLLEIQGAMEELSTTLTQAEGVRATWEPIGDLFIDSLPEHIQALKLFKEEFSPMKDGVKLVNDLAHQLAISDVHLSMENSRALEQINIRWKQLQVSVGERLKQLQDAHRDFGPGSQHFLSSSVQVPWERAISPNKVPYYINHQAQTTCWDHPKMTELYQTLADLNNIKFSAYRTAMKLRRVQKALRLDLVTLTTALEIFNEHDLQASEHVMDVVEVIHCLTALYERLEEERGILVNVPLCVDMSLNWLLNVFDSGRSGKMRALSFKTGIACLCGTEVKEKLQYLFSQVANSGSQCDQRHLGVLLHEAIQVPRQLGEVAAFGGSNVEPSVRSCFRFSTGKPVIEASQFLEWVNLEPQSMVWLAVLHRVTIAEQVKHQTKCSICRQCPIKGFRYRSLKQFNVDICQTCFLTGRASKGNKLHYPIMEYYTPTTSSENMRDFATTLKNKFRSKHYFSKHPQRGYLPVQSVLEADYSETPASSPMLPHADTHSRIEHFASRLAEMESQNCSFFNDSLSPDDSIDEDQYLLRHSSPITDREPAFGQQAPCSMATESKGELEKILAHLEDENRILQGELRRLKWQHEEAAEAPTLGEGPAEVAQDHRNEELLAEARILRQHKSRLETRMQILEDHNKQLESQLQRLRELLLQPPTESDGNGSAGSSLASSPQQSESSHPQEKGQTTPDTEAADDVGSKSQDVSLCLEDIMEKLRHAFPSVRSSDVTANTLLAS is encoded by the exons GCCTTTATGGAAGATGTCAAGTCTCGGGGCCCCTACATCTACTCTGTGCTGGAGTCAGCTCAAGCCTTCCTGTCCCAGCACCCATTTGAAGAATTGGAGGAGCCTCGTTCTGAGAGCAAAG ATACCTCTCCAAGACAGCGGATCCAGAATCTTAGCCGCTTTGTGTGGAAGCAGGCAACCGTGGCCAGTGAACTATGGGAGAAGCTAACAGCCCGCTGTGTGGACCAGCACCGCCATATTGAACGCACTCTGGAGCAGCTGTTGGAGATCCAAGGGGCAATGGAGGAATTAAGCACAACACTGACCCAGGCTGAGGGTGTCCGAGCCACATGGGAGCCAATTGGGGATCTCTTCATTGATTCACTCCCTGAGCACATCCAGGCTCTTAAG CTGTTCAAAGAAGAATTCTCCCCCATGAAAGATGGAGTGAAGTTGGTAAATGATCTGGCTCATCAGCTTGCCATATCTGATGTGCATTTGTCAATGGAGAATTCCCGAGCCCTGGAGCAGATCAACATCCGGTGGAAACAGCTACAG GTGTCAGTTGGCGAGAGGCTTAAGCAGCTCCAGGATGCCCACCGGGACTTTGGGCCTGGGTCACAGCACTTCCTCTCCT CCTCTGTTCAAGTGCCCTGGGAAAGAGCAATTTCACCCAATAAAGTTCCCTACTACATCAA TCACCAGGCTCAGACCACATGCTGGGACCATCCCAAGATGACTGAATTATACCAAACCCTAG CTGATCTGAACAACATTAAGTTCTCAGCTTACCGCACTGCCATGAAACTCCGCAGAGTCCAGAAGGCATTGCGTC TGGACCTGGTAACCCTAACCACAGCCCTGGAGATCTTCAATGAGCATGATCTGCAAGCCAGTGAGCATGTGATGGATGTGGTGGAGGTCATCCACTGCCTGACTGCCTTATATGAACGGctggaagaagaaagaggcaTCCTGGTCAACGTGCCACTCTGTGTGGACATGAGCCTCAACTGGCTCCTGAATGTTTTTGATAG TGGTCGCAGTGGAAAGATGCGGGCATTGTCCTTTAAGACTGGCATTGCATGCCTGTGTGGCACAGAAGTGAAGGAAAAACTGCAGT ACCTCTTCAGCCAAGTGGCCAACTCAGGCAGTCAGTGTGACCAACGCCACCTTGGTGTCCTGCTTCATGAGGCCATTCAGGTGCCCCGTCAGCTGGGGGAAGTAGCAGCCTTTGGCGGCAGCAACGTGGAGCCCAGTGTCCGTAGTTGCTTCCGTTTT AGCACTGGGAAGCCAGTTATTGAAGCTTCACAGTTCCTGGAATGGGTCAACTTGGAGCCCCAGTCTATGGTGTGGCTGGCTGTTCTGCATCGGGTCACCATTGCTGAACAAGTGAAGCATCAGACCAAGTGCTCTATCTGTAGGCAGTGTCCCATCAAGGGCTTCAG gTACCGGAGTCTGAAACAATTTAACGTGGACATCTGCCAGACCTGCTTCCTGACAGGCAGGGCCAGCAAAGGCAACAAACTGCACTACCCCATCATGGAGTATTACACCCCG ACCACATCCAGTGAAAACATGCGGGACTTTGCCACTACCTTAAAGAACAAATTCCGCTCAAAGCATTATTTCAGCAAACATCCTCAGCGAGGTTATCTGCCTGTGCAATCAGTGCTGGAGGCCGACTACAGTGAGAC GCCAGCTTCTTCCCCGATGTTGCCACACGCTGACACACACTCCCGCATTGAGCATTTTGCCAGCAG GCTTGCTGAGATGGAAAGTCAAAATTGCTCCTTCTTTAATGACAGCCTGTCTCCAGATGACAGCAT aGACGAGGACCAGTATCTGCTTCGGCACTCCAGCCCCATCACAGACCGGGAGCCAGCCTTCGGACAGCAGGCTCCATGCAGCATGGCCACCGAAAGCAAGGGGGAGCTCGAAAAGATCCTGGCCCACTTAGAGGATGAGAACCG GATCCTCCAGGGAGAGCTGAGGCGCCTGAAGTGGCAGCATGAGGAGGCTGCCGAAGCACCCACCCTGGGGGAGGGCCCTGCTGAGGTGGCACAGGACCACCGCAACGAGGAGCTGCTGGCTGAGGCTCGGATCCTTCGGCAGCACAAGAGCCGCCTGGAGACGCGCATGCAGATTCTCGAAGACCACAACAAGCAACTCGAGTCCCAGCTGCAGCGCTTAAGGGAGCTGCTCCTGCAG CCACCTACCGAATCGGATGGCAATGGCTCTGCAGGCTCGTCCCTGGCTTCCTCACCACAGCAGTCAGAAAGCAGTCACCCCCAGGAGAAGGGACAGACTACTCCGGACACAGAGGCTGCAG ATGATGTGGGGTCAAAGAGCCAAGATGTCAGCCTGtgcttggaggacatcatggagAAGCTGCGCCATGCCTTCCCCAGCGTGCGAAGTTCTGATGTGACTGCCAACACCCTGCTGGCCTCTTGA